ATGAATTCTCGCTTGGGTTCCACCAGCATGGTCAGGATAGGTGCTTTAGTGAAGCGGGTCTTGAGGACCTGGAACGCAGCCACCGCCTTAGGAATATATGTTAACCGCACCTTGGGGGAAGTGAGAGCATGTAACAGTCTCTAAAAAACGCAAATAGAAGTTTGCAAACCCAAGGAATTGGTGTGTCTTCTTGTGGCTATCTAGAGTAGTCCAGTTGGTCACCGTGCCTTAGCCGGTCCATCTGCACCCTTCCAGGAGCTGCAATGAATCCCAGGATGAAATTAACTTTTTCCAGTTAATTCCAGTCTGGAGCATGATATATCATGGCTGAAAATGAATCCCACTCTGCCGATGATTACAACATAGTTCGTCGTTCAACAGTTTGAATGTTATCCTTGATGTTATCCTTTGTATAATAAGAGTggccttaacttttttttaaatatcttaatTTAAAATGGTGTTGGAAATATTGGTTCAAACTTTTGTAATGTGATCACAATATCTGATGTAAGTCTGTACTCTATATCTTAGGAGTCCGACACGTCAATGCTCCCTGCTGAGACTGAGTCCTCTGAGGCGCCTTCCCTTTCACGCCCTCAACAGCCAGTTAGTTCTATGATAAGACAGGAAGAAAAGGAAGGTTATTGTGTCCTTTATAAACTAGAGACAGCAAATGATGCTCTAAAAAAGATTAATCAGAATAATGATTCTTCAGTGAAGCAGATCCAAGACTTCCTTGAACCTCAGGGAAATCTTGAAATGGAGCAATATCTTGTTCCTTCTAAAATACTGATGCGTTATGCTTTAATCCTGGATATTGTCCAACCCAACTGCCGGAGATCTATCTGCTTCACCAAAGGGTAAGTGTGTTGATCATTTGTTGTTATTCTACCTTGTTTCTGCAGTACTAAAAAAGACATAAACCAAAAGACTGACACCATAAAAAGAGGAATTCCCTAATTCTCAGAGGAAGCCAGCCTGTCAAGTCACCCAACAGATTGTTGTTGTCCTTGCATTCTGAAGATATTCGGCCCCCTTGAACttttcggtacacggtcgattgatcgcgggtcttttggtcgccaatcttttggtcgacggtctttaggtcgcccggaaggtaagggataattaccatttatatcgttgctcaaattccctaaatacaaactgcgaattacagacgctcccctacttacgaacaagttaggttccgagcgattgttcataagttgaatttgttcgtaagttgattcagtgctatattttgtattataatttatgtttaaggcctatataagtatattgaaggtttatataagtgcatttgtatgtttaaggcttgtataagtaacctgcattggtttgtactgaaaaaaacatttaacgaacgatcgtcgaacgattcaagtggTATgcctgtgcaacgctcaccattttctcacccgcatcaagcttctttattattgccactttcgtttcaaatgaaatggcttgcctcttccttgcactaccaccctcactagaagcctttcggttttcaccaaccatattgaataatggatgcacgagatatttaatgataaaaatgttctttgcgcaatggagatatgttcacgcacttacgcactgcaacgaacttggcagaggaaggtggatgctgggtgagctcacagcgccaggcgtcagtattagcggcggaaagaagcactacaagaagtagccgaaagaagccaggctcacagaacaaagaaagttgtaaaactttAAGCAAGTTATTGATCATATGCTACCTGATATTAACATGCAACTCTGTGTAcgtgtgtttttctttaaagCTATGGCCGATATGTGGAAGGAACTGGCTCAGTACTGCAAAGTTGCCTGGAAACAGAGGTATAGTTGAAACATTCAAAAAaaagtatgcatgtatatgcaaTCCCATctttctccgggccagaggcgggggacaccctgaatcggtggccagccgattgcagggcacaaggagacagacaaccatgcacactcacacctatacttgggggcaatttcgactgcccaatcagcctaccatgaatgtttttggaatgtgggaggcaaccggagtacccggaagaaatccacgcatgcaaactccactctgATGTAAATGAcatggatttaaacccaggaccccagagctgtaaggcagacttgctaaccactcgctcccccgggccgccattccccaaaagtaccaaatttctaatttaaatgcctcaaaattcacaccatagCCTTccaccatcttgattcaactgcattgTAAACCAGAAGAATTCgttaacacgagtgcattgtgaataaTCTGTTACAAGTTTTGACGAATGATTCGTATTGTGCGACTTGAGCGTGGCAATAGATTCAGattatttttggattatttttggattagatttagattagatttagattagatttagtttagattagatttagattagatttagattagatttagattagatttagattagatttagattagatttagattagatttagattagatttagattagatttagattagatttagattagatttagattagatttagattagatttagattagatttagattagatttagattagatttagattagatttagattagatttagattggAATTAGATTGGATTTGGATCTGGATTTGGATCTGGATTTGGATCTGGATTTGGATCTGGATTTGGATCTGGATTTGGATCTGGATTTGGATCTGGATTTGGATCTGGATCTGGAGCTGGATCTGGAGCTGGATCTGGAGCTGGATCTGGAGCTGGATCTGGAGCTGGATCTGGAGCTGGATCTGGAGCTGGATTTGGAGCTGGATTTGGAGCTGGATTTGGAGCTGGATTTGGAGCTGGATTTGGAGCTGGATTTGGAGCTGGATTTGGAGCTGGATTTGGAGCTGGATTTGGAGCTGGATTTGGAGCTGGATTTGGAGCTGGATTTGGAGCTGGATTTGGAGCTGGATTTGGAGCTGGATTTGGAGCTGGATTTGGAGCTGGATTTGGAGCTGGATTTGGAGCTGGATTTGGAGCTGGATTTGGAGCTGGATTTGGAGCTGGATTTGGAGCTGGATTTGGAGCTGGATTTGGAGCTGGATTTGGAGCTGGATTTGGAGCTGGATTTGGAGCTGGATTTGGAGCTGGATTTGGAGCTGGATTTGGATCTGGATCTGGATCTGGATTTGGATCTGGATTTGGATCTGGATTTGGATCTGGATCTGGATCTGGATCTGGATCTGGATCTGGATCTGGGGCGGGATCTGGGGCGGGATCTGGGGCGGGATCTGGGGCGGGATCTGGGGCGGGATCTGGAGCGGGATCTGGAGCGGGATCTGGAGCGGGATCTGGAGCGGGATTGGAGTAGGATTACCCACTCCGACCCCACTCCGACCCCACTCCGACCCCACTCCGACCCCACTCCGACCCCACTCCGACTTCGATCCGGTTGATTTTTAGATTCAGCGGACCTTAGATTTAGCGGCAATAGGTTgtctttagattagatttagatcaAGATCACGAGCAGATCgcgattagatttagattaatATCGCGATTAGATTGCGATTAGATTTAGATCAAGATCGCGATTAGTTCGCGATTAAATTTATGTCAATATCGCgacttgatttaaataaagatCGCGATTAGATTGCGATTAGATTTAGATCAAGATTGCGATTAGATTTAGATCAAGATCGCGATTAGATTGCGATTAGATTTAGATCAAGATCGCGATTAGTTCACAATTAGATTTAGATCAAGATTGTGATTAGATATAGATCAAGATCGCGATTAGATTTAGATCAAGATCGCGATTAGATTAAGATCAATATCGCAATTAGATTTAGATCAAGATCGCAATTAGATTTAGATCAAGATCGCCATTAGATTTAGATCAAGATCGCGATTAGATTTAGATCAAGATCGCGATTATATCGCGATTCAGattaagattagattagattaatccGGTACTtggggaaattcactttgttgcagtagaaagtgacaacacagacacaggaaaagacatcgTAGACTTGAATATAATAGATtataaattaatgaaaaaaatgaaagtggtgGAAAACTACTCCTATGAATTTTGGTTTTTGTTCAGATAACATTTTaagcaatttttattttcaaaaaatgtacTAAATTGCTCAGGAAAATTTTCTTTGTctatattctcatctcattttctggaccgctttgtcctcgttagggtcgcggggggtgctggagcctaacccagttgactccgggccaaaggcgagagacacactgaattggtggccagccgatcgcagggcacaaggagacggacaaccatgcactctcacacccattcctgggggcaatttagagtttccaataagcctaccctgcatgtttttttatgtgggaggaaaccggagtacccggagaaaacctacgcaggtctggggaaacatgcaaactccacacagatggacattatttggatttgaacccaggaccccagatcttTGTCTATTTTAAAATTAGTATTTGGTTAGGTTCTTAATGGTTAATTTCTGTGCTCTGCAGATCGAGACGGTGTTTAAAAACCTGGACCAATTCTCTCAAGAAGAAAAACTCCAACAACTCCAGGGACTGAAACTTCGTTATTTTACCCCCAGAGAAGTAGCCAACATAATGGGCTTCCCCGAAAGCTTTTGTAAGTCCAAAATTGTTTGCTTACATAAGagtagattctttttttttgttctgaaagAGTAATACATGGGAACTTTAAGTATCATAGTAAAGTAATTATTTAGACATAAATTGATGAGTTTTCTGCTCATACATTACTCAAAATGTTGTCCTTCATAAAGGGTTCCTTCCGACAACACTTCTACACTGTGCTGTGCACATAACTTAAATCAAAATGTCTTCCAAATAGTTTCATCTATGCACTGTGTTGATTAATTTATGTCACCTTTGAAAGTCAAAAGCTGATTGATATTGAATCAGTCACAAAGTGAAGAAGGCTCGtcgccctatttttttttatctcacttATCCTATCCAATCATAGTGCCGAGTTTTCTCTAATTTCAAGCAATTTTCAACCCATCGAGAAGTTTTAATGATCACACATCATGTGAGCCTTTAATTGAACACAAGTCAACTTTATTTAATTAAACGTGACGTTTGAGTAAAATAGATTGCAGCAGCACTTTCAAGGTGCTTAATTGCAAAGTGGGTCATTAAATGTGTGCATGccaattttcaacatttttttaggtaaaCATCGAAGATGCTTTGCCACGAGCCGTAACCATTTGGAACtactcaaatttaaaaaatgcagaaCGCTTTTAGAAAATATCTATCCACACACTCCAAATCAATTTGATCCAAACACCTGAAGTACTTGGGACCACCCTGCGAAATAACCGTTCATATATTTCACCTAGACATCACATGTTTAATTAAAGTCTACTTGTGTTCAATGGAGCCAAAtaatcttttatatatatattcttatttCACTTCCTCAACTTAGATTATTTtgtgaatataaatattaaaaaatggtGGAGTTTTATTAGTTGACAATCCTCTGTTACATTTGGTTGGGGGTAAAGTGGCTCTGGATAAACAGACAGGGGGCTGGTCTCTATTTGAGATAGGGCATGATAGACTGACTACCCCTGTGGGGGAAAAGAGAGgaggaaagggaaaagaaaatgaGAGACTAAAGAtgatgtgaatggttgtttttcttgctCAAAGTATTATTGgtatccttcaccactttgtgtCTTCAACATTCGTGACTTCACTACACtgcagtataaaaaaagttcatgaaagtcaaaattcatgctgaatattgcaagcggaagacacttccctgtcttccAATTGCCATTAAGAAAGGGGCAGAAGACAgaggactgtcactc
This Stigmatopora argus isolate UIUO_Sarg chromosome 17, RoL_Sarg_1.0, whole genome shotgun sequence DNA region includes the following protein-coding sequences:
- the trdmt1 gene encoding tRNA (cytosine(38)-C(5))-methyltransferase isoform X3 yields the protein MESLRVLELYSGIGGMHYALKNTGISGHVVAAIDINTTANEVYRHNFPETPLWNRTIEGISLDEFNKLHFNMILMSPPCQPFTRQYFVEMLRKCGYTYQEVMLSPTSIGIPNSRLRYFLMAKISRDTMFSKIKESDTSMLPAETESSEAPSLSRPQQPVSSMIRQEEKEGYCVLYKLETANDALKKINQNNDSSVKQIQDFLEPQGNLEMEQYLVPSKILMRYALILDIVQPNCRRSICFTKGYGRYVEGTGSVLQSCLETEIETVFKNLDQFSQEEKLQQLQGLKLRYFTPREVANIMGFPESFSFPEEISIKQRYKILGNSLNVLVVSTLLRQLIFNC